From Draconibacterium halophilum, one genomic window encodes:
- a CDS encoding S8 family serine peptidase, whose translation MKYTILILGVLLMGFQQLNAQNYFWIGFTDKNNSEYSLDNPEAYLSERAIQRRINQNILIDSLDLPVNQNYIDSVLTLNVELVHASKWLNGLTVRSDSANLADSISSWNFISEVQLTKPAATAKSGYNKFVDEIFTDAAPIDTSFYGSSVYQVGMMEGQFLHNENFRGQGMQIAVLDGGFRNVNSLPAFDSLWANNQILGMKDFVNTDDDFFTTADHGMSVLSCMGGNIPGELIGTAPKASYWLLRSEDIYSEYIIEEDNWVVAAEFADSVGVDIINSSLGYSEFQDASTNHVYADMDGNTTRVTRGANIAASRGILVFSSAGNERNDAWFRIVAPSDGENVIGVGAVDTNFNPAYFSSAGPAANGALKPNVSAMGYQTTLQRSNGSVGLGNGTSFSSPVLAGMAASLWQAYPQKTAIEIKDAIERSGHLYNLPDSLQGYGVPNMRTASAILNPMSVPDQKKIKSWTVYPNPVQDYIVLQATTIQPFWEIEIKLCALDGSVVKTWQKSAAPSITLSKLSQVEAGIYLLLVRTKKGIETFKVNKIR comes from the coding sequence ATGAAATACACCATTTTAATCCTTGGCGTGCTGTTAATGGGATTTCAACAACTAAATGCTCAGAATTATTTTTGGATTGGGTTTACCGACAAAAATAATTCTGAATATTCATTGGATAATCCCGAGGCGTATTTATCAGAAAGGGCGATACAACGCCGTATAAACCAAAATATTCTCATCGATTCGCTCGATCTTCCCGTAAATCAGAATTATATCGACTCGGTACTCACGCTTAATGTGGAGTTGGTTCATGCTTCAAAATGGCTGAATGGATTAACCGTTCGGTCCGATTCAGCAAATTTAGCTGACAGCATTAGCTCCTGGAATTTTATTTCCGAGGTACAGCTGACGAAACCTGCTGCCACAGCAAAAAGTGGATACAACAAATTTGTTGATGAGATTTTTACTGATGCAGCACCAATCGATACTTCATTTTACGGTTCTTCTGTTTATCAGGTAGGAATGATGGAAGGCCAGTTCCTGCACAACGAGAATTTTCGAGGCCAGGGAATGCAGATTGCTGTGCTTGACGGGGGATTCCGGAATGTAAACAGCCTGCCTGCATTCGATAGCCTTTGGGCAAATAATCAGATCCTTGGAATGAAAGATTTTGTAAATACTGATGACGATTTCTTTACAACTGCCGATCATGGGATGAGTGTTTTATCATGCATGGGAGGAAATATTCCCGGAGAGTTGATCGGTACAGCTCCAAAAGCTTCTTATTGGTTGCTGCGCTCCGAAGATATTTATTCCGAGTATATTATTGAAGAAGACAATTGGGTGGTAGCTGCTGAATTTGCCGACAGCGTGGGAGTTGATATCATCAATTCATCATTGGGATATTCTGAATTTCAGGATGCATCCACCAACCATGTTTATGCTGATATGGACGGAAATACAACGCGTGTAACACGAGGCGCAAACATTGCGGCATCGCGCGGGATACTTGTATTTTCGAGTGCAGGTAATGAGCGGAATGATGCCTGGTTCAGAATTGTAGCTCCTTCGGATGGGGAAAATGTAATAGGAGTGGGAGCAGTGGACACGAATTTTAATCCGGCTTATTTTTCATCTGCCGGCCCGGCTGCCAATGGAGCACTGAAGCCGAATGTTTCGGCAATGGGCTATCAAACAACTTTACAACGTTCCAACGGATCGGTTGGACTTGGCAATGGAACCTCTTTTTCATCGCCGGTACTTGCCGGTATGGCGGCCTCGCTTTGGCAGGCATACCCCCAAAAAACTGCCATCGAAATAAAAGATGCCATCGAACGAAGCGGACATCTTTACAATTTGCCCGATTCGTTGCAGGGATATGGAGTTCCGAATATGCGAACGGCTAGTGCAATATTAAATCCGATGTCTGTTCCGGATCAGAAGAAAATAAAAAGCTGGACCGTTTATCCTAATCCCGTGCAAGATTATATTGTACTTCAGGCAACAACGATTCAACCTTTTTGGGAAATTGAAATAAAACTTTGTGCACTTGACGGGAGTGTCGTAAAAACCTGGCAGAAGTCGGCAGCACCTTCCATTACTTTAAGTAAGCTCTCTCAGGTTGAAGCAGGAATTTATCTGCTTCTGGTGCGAACAAAAAAAGGGATCGAAACCTTTAAGGTCAATAAAATCAGGTAA
- a CDS encoding toxin-antitoxin system YwqK family antitoxin, producing the protein MRYLLVLLIFLPSLVFSQINQTDANGLRQGTWQKKQANGRLLYEGNFKDDKPVGEWKRYHPGGQIKALIEYKGDTAYTQLFTVWRKKVAEGNYVNQQKEGVWKIYKNNQLVADEEYKHGLKHGTSHRYYNTGEVMEEKEWVNDMEHGDYQIYYKNSDPYMQSKMKLGMRHGLFLVSYENGSQELVAEYRNNLRHGEWKYFDNEGNLLYTLFYDNGQILNPGVRDSITNLNMKELEKNKGSILDPEEFLQDPSEYMMREKGQR; encoded by the coding sequence ATGAGATACTTGCTTGTACTTTTGATTTTTCTTCCGTCGTTGGTTTTTTCGCAAATAAACCAAACTGATGCCAATGGCTTACGTCAGGGCACCTGGCAGAAGAAGCAAGCCAACGGCCGCCTGTTGTACGAAGGAAATTTTAAGGATGACAAACCGGTGGGCGAGTGGAAACGCTACCATCCGGGCGGGCAGATAAAAGCGCTGATTGAATACAAAGGCGATACAGCATACACACAACTATTTACCGTTTGGCGAAAAAAAGTTGCCGAAGGTAACTATGTGAATCAGCAAAAAGAAGGTGTTTGGAAGATCTATAAAAACAACCAACTGGTTGCCGACGAAGAATACAAGCACGGATTAAAACACGGCACATCGCATCGCTACTACAACACAGGAGAGGTAATGGAAGAAAAGGAGTGGGTGAATGACATGGAACACGGTGACTACCAGATTTATTATAAGAACAGCGATCCGTACATGCAAAGCAAAATGAAACTGGGCATGCGTCACGGTTTGTTTTTAGTGAGTTATGAAAACGGAAGTCAGGAGTTGGTTGCCGAATACCGAAATAACCTGCGGCACGGCGAATGGAAATACTTCGATAACGAAGGCAATCTTCTTTACACACTTTTTTACGATAACGGACAAATTCTGAATCCCGGCGTTCGCGACAGTATAACCAATCTGAATATGAAGGAGCTGGAAAAAAATAAAGGCTCTATCCTCGATCCGGAAGAGTTTCTGCAAGATCCGTCGGAATACATGATGCGCGAGAAAGGGCAACGATAA
- a CDS encoding PIG-L deacetylase family protein, giving the protein MKKLKLLLKTVLILFIIACVLFFGFRSYLFSDDVQFTKSITEQLQSKKVMIVFAHPDDESYTTELLLDAEKEGIETALLTFTPGDAGTQMPQVCQQQFLGDVRKAEVYKSGYMLGIDYQKVFDYGDGTLKDQSLPLLIDDIEKELEEFKPDLIVTFWPESGMTMHPDHMTIGKATQQAFATYQKNNSKYNAKLAYTIMPSKVVSMLGGDEMNKLQPEANISIKAKAAVKVTLWDIHASQNQFVKDYTGLPAWLIYRLINREYYFIEDIAEAKR; this is encoded by the coding sequence ATGAAAAAACTTAAACTTCTACTAAAAACTGTGCTCATCCTTTTTATAATCGCCTGCGTATTGTTTTTTGGCTTCAGAAGCTATTTGTTTTCCGACGATGTGCAATTCACAAAATCGATTACAGAGCAATTACAATCTAAAAAGGTAATGATCGTTTTTGCTCACCCCGACGATGAGTCTTACACTACTGAGTTACTTTTAGATGCTGAAAAAGAAGGTATAGAAACAGCGCTATTAACGTTTACTCCGGGCGATGCCGGTACACAAATGCCACAAGTTTGCCAGCAACAATTTTTAGGCGATGTGCGCAAGGCCGAAGTGTATAAAAGTGGTTACATGTTAGGCATTGATTACCAAAAGGTTTTCGATTACGGCGACGGTACATTAAAAGACCAAAGTTTACCTCTATTAATTGATGATATTGAAAAAGAGTTGGAGGAATTTAAACCCGACCTGATTGTTACTTTTTGGCCCGAAAGTGGAATGACAATGCACCCCGACCATATGACAATTGGGAAAGCCACACAACAGGCTTTTGCTACTTATCAGAAAAATAATTCAAAATACAATGCCAAGCTGGCTTACACGATTATGCCCTCGAAAGTTGTCTCGATGCTGGGTGGCGACGAGATGAATAAATTGCAACCTGAAGCCAATATTTCAATAAAAGCTAAGGCTGCTGTAAAGGTCACACTCTGGGATATCCATGCCTCGCAAAACCAATTTGTTAAAGATTATACTGGTCTGCCCGCCTGGTTGATTTATCGTTTAATAAACCGCGAGTATTATTTTATTGAAGATATTGCGGAGGCTAAGCGCTGA
- a CDS encoding T9SS type A sorting domain-containing protein, with amino-acid sequence MNSNQSKCKKSLHNSLCKISSNFSFLLLFFLLFSTARSNAQSAILSGGKTVSNTNYSLSYSIGELSVATYKNTDIALTQGQQQGSLIITSINKLAASGIALKAYPNPTSNFVMLTIEGENIGEMEFSLTHVNGSLLLSEKNLLRQQKISMNQYRSGIYFLTVTNRKNNYIHTFKIIKQ; translated from the coding sequence ATGAATTCAAACCAGAGCAAATGCAAAAAATCACTGCATAATTCGTTATGCAAAATCTCGAGCAATTTTAGTTTTTTATTACTCTTTTTCTTGTTGTTTAGCACAGCAAGAAGCAACGCACAAAGTGCAATTTTATCAGGTGGTAAAACGGTTTCGAACACCAATTACTCCCTAAGTTATTCCATTGGAGAGCTTTCGGTTGCTACCTATAAAAATACGGATATAGCACTAACGCAAGGCCAGCAACAAGGCAGTCTGATTATTACCTCAATAAATAAACTAGCAGCTTCGGGAATTGCATTAAAAGCTTACCCGAACCCAACGAGTAACTTCGTTATGCTAACAATTGAAGGAGAGAACATTGGAGAGATGGAATTCTCTTTAACCCATGTGAATGGCAGTCTACTTCTTTCAGAAAAAAATCTTTTGCGTCAACAAAAAATTTCGATGAACCAGTACCGAAGTGGTATCTATTTTTTAACCGTAACGAACAGAAAAAACAACTACATCCATACATTTAAAATTATTAAACAATAA